One Myxococcus stipitatus DNA segment encodes these proteins:
- a CDS encoding SH3 domain-containing protein, protein MSGYYTPEEAQDVFLKANEAYAREDYAAAQEGYEKLLSRGHGGPDVLYNLGTTQLAKGDLGRAVLALEQAKKQGGRAPDLEANLAVARARQVDKVVGATAEEEFLPRVTAATDGAAVAWTFLASWVGALLLLLAWRWMRPGKRTVVGLLAAFLFVVALPSGVLLAAHAYVEHTVHEAVVLSPTLVARELPQPGARSIFEVHAGLKVRLLEETGKFVRIRLPNGLEGWTERDGVSEI, encoded by the coding sequence GTGAGCGGCTACTACACGCCGGAAGAGGCGCAGGACGTCTTCCTCAAGGCCAACGAGGCCTACGCGCGCGAGGACTACGCGGCGGCGCAGGAGGGCTACGAGAAGCTCCTCTCGCGGGGACATGGGGGGCCGGACGTCCTCTACAACCTGGGCACCACGCAGCTGGCGAAGGGCGACCTGGGGCGCGCGGTGCTGGCGCTGGAGCAGGCGAAGAAGCAGGGTGGGCGCGCGCCGGACCTGGAGGCGAACCTGGCCGTGGCCCGCGCGCGGCAGGTGGACAAGGTGGTGGGCGCGACGGCGGAGGAGGAGTTCCTCCCGCGCGTGACGGCGGCCACGGATGGCGCGGCGGTGGCCTGGACGTTCCTGGCCAGCTGGGTGGGCGCGCTGCTGCTGCTCCTGGCGTGGCGGTGGATGCGCCCCGGCAAGCGCACCGTGGTGGGCCTGCTGGCCGCGTTCCTCTTCGTGGTGGCGCTGCCCTCGGGCGTGCTGCTCGCCGCGCATGCCTACGTCGAGCACACGGTGCACGAGGCCGTGGTGCTGTCGCCCACGCTCGTCGCCCGGGAGCTTCCGCAGCCGGGGGCCCGCTCCATCTTCGAGGTCCACGCGGGCCTCAAGGTCCGGCTCCTGGAGGAGACGGGGAAGTTCGTGCGCATCCGCCTGCCCAACGGGCTGGAGGGGTGGACCGAGCGCGACGGCGTGTCCGAAATCTGA
- a CDS encoding response regulator: MVGMSQTPFHILLVEDEPVIRELVRSMLSDGTVEVVCAANGLEGLKLARSRPFQLILMDVVLPQLDGISACRILKSDPTTATVPLYMLTAKAKKSDMESATLAGADGYIHKPFRGAELMSLVERLRGAPPRSEQG, encoded by the coding sequence ATGGTTGGCATGTCCCAGACACCCTTCCACATCCTGCTCGTCGAGGATGAGCCGGTCATCCGGGAGCTGGTCCGTTCGATGTTGAGCGACGGCACCGTCGAAGTGGTGTGCGCGGCCAACGGGCTGGAGGGCCTGAAGCTGGCGCGCAGCCGTCCCTTCCAGCTCATCCTGATGGACGTGGTCCTGCCGCAGCTGGATGGCATCTCCGCGTGTCGCATCCTGAAGAGCGACCCGACCACCGCGACGGTGCCGCTCTACATGCTCACCGCGAAGGCGAAGAAGTCGGACATGGAGAGCGCCACGCTGGCGGGGGCGGACGGCTACATCCACAAGCCCTTCCGGGGCGCGGAGCTGATGTCGCTGGTGGAGCGGCTGCGCGGGGCGCCGCCTCGCTCCGAACAGGGCTGA
- a CDS encoding PilZ domain-containing protein produces the protein MQTPHGGPHIAERFHPRVVGAFPVKVILPGRTVMVQARDLSMAGLFLHAHPGETQTKLTLSLPLPGEHDIVTTCDIRRREADGVALEFGTLDWDDFIALARFLHPRLP, from the coding sequence GTGCAGACACCCCATGGCGGCCCACACATCGCCGAGCGTTTCCACCCGCGCGTCGTCGGCGCCTTCCCCGTGAAGGTCATCCTCCCAGGGCGCACCGTCATGGTGCAGGCCCGCGACCTGTCCATGGCGGGGCTGTTCCTCCACGCGCACCCCGGCGAGACCCAGACGAAGCTCACGCTCAGCCTGCCGCTGCCGGGCGAGCACGACATCGTCACGACCTGCGACATCCGTCGGCGCGAGGCGGACGGCGTCGCGCTGGAGTTCGGCACGCTGGACTGGGACGACTTCATCGCCCTGGCGCGCTTCCTCCATCCGCGCCTGCCCTGA
- a CDS encoding ATP-dependent helicase HrpB, whose amino-acid sequence MSMDKVGPVGGAGNAPSVEAGRERFDKVLEESPPASTRVGLEGGPGGGATQAAPGVARAESVGAAASPGCMEAKSAGRVDSVGAAREQQAARMLDRVGQAQKRLDGILELAESGRSFSPAELLSLQAQVYRASQELDLAGKVVEKATGGVKQVLQTQV is encoded by the coding sequence ATGAGCATGGACAAGGTGGGCCCGGTGGGCGGCGCGGGCAACGCGCCGTCGGTGGAGGCGGGCCGGGAGCGGTTCGACAAGGTGCTCGAGGAGTCCCCGCCGGCGTCGACGCGGGTGGGCCTGGAAGGGGGACCCGGGGGCGGCGCGACGCAGGCGGCTCCGGGTGTCGCTCGGGCGGAGTCGGTGGGCGCGGCCGCTTCGCCGGGTTGCATGGAGGCGAAGTCGGCGGGGCGAGTGGACTCGGTGGGGGCCGCGAGGGAGCAGCAGGCGGCGCGCATGCTGGACCGGGTGGGCCAGGCACAGAAGCGGCTGGACGGCATCCTGGAGCTGGCGGAGTCGGGGCGTTCGTTCTCGCCCGCGGAGCTGTTGTCGCTCCAGGCCCAGGTCTATCGAGCGAGCCAGGAGCTCGACCTCGCCGGCAAGGTCGTCGAGAAGGCCACCGGCGGCGTCAAGCAGGTGTTGCAGACCCAGGTTTGA
- a CDS encoding flagellar M-ring protein FliF, which yields MKLSPRHGLFLLWLGAVGCRERIQHGLDERQANELQTVLIERGLEARKVPESGKKPTWAIEVADARASDAVRVLAELGLPRPAAEVGCDVFGGSGLVRTPVEEGLCRVRVLERGLEKTLQAVDGVLLARVHLVVPAPPRPGVAPVPSKASAMLRVTPGSAARVRRSEETLKALLAGGVEGLSAQSVSLLVDEVQVRVEVPPAEELSTLSRLRWLLGGLGVVVTGLAAALVWVTLRMRTYREQSAAAASVAVSVPARPVVAPAVSRKVA from the coding sequence ATGAAACTCTCTCCACGACATGGGCTGTTCCTTCTGTGGCTGGGCGCCGTGGGGTGTCGCGAGCGCATCCAGCATGGCCTCGACGAGCGGCAGGCCAATGAACTGCAAACCGTGCTCATCGAGCGGGGGCTCGAGGCGCGCAAGGTGCCCGAGTCGGGCAAGAAGCCGACCTGGGCCATCGAGGTGGCGGACGCGCGGGCCTCGGACGCGGTGCGGGTGTTGGCGGAGCTGGGGTTGCCGAGGCCGGCGGCGGAGGTGGGCTGCGACGTCTTCGGGGGGAGCGGGTTGGTGCGCACGCCAGTGGAGGAGGGGTTGTGTCGCGTGCGGGTGTTGGAGCGGGGCCTGGAGAAGACGCTCCAGGCGGTGGATGGCGTGTTGCTGGCGAGGGTCCACCTGGTGGTGCCCGCGCCGCCGCGGCCGGGGGTGGCCCCCGTCCCGTCCAAGGCCTCGGCGATGTTGCGCGTGACGCCCGGGAGCGCGGCGCGGGTGCGGCGGTCCGAGGAGACGTTGAAGGCGCTGCTGGCGGGTGGGGTGGAGGGGCTGTCCGCGCAGTCCGTGTCGCTGCTGGTGGACGAGGTGCAGGTGCGGGTGGAGGTCCCTCCGGCCGAGGAGCTGTCCACCCTGTCCCGGCTGCGATGGCTGCTGGGCGGGCTGGGGGTGGTGGTGACGGGGCTCGCGGCGGCGCTCGTCTGGGTGACGTTGCGGATGCGCACATATCGGGAGCAGTCCGCCGCCGCCGCGTCGGTCGCCGTGTCCGTGCCCGCGCGTCCCGTGGTGGCGCCGGCCGTGTCGCGCAAGGTGGCGTGA
- a CDS encoding FliM/FliN family flagellar motor switch protein, whose protein sequence is MNHDTVPSITLEVAPLRRLGMRRLSRAHLMLMERPRVGELGRAALKSVCEALGRELGTPVHAEARLLDAVVSPRGGLASPAIFAVFELSAVGGMAVLELDPAGVVAGLERIAGAGARPGVMTELTRLEDATLGYLMLVGLAALRSQAELHALLSPRLVSVTMKTEEVLARLQGRQVLAAVELSLAVGPVRAGGRLLVPIHVLQTVFQGFAVERPSGRAPEVLAATLALRAFMGRTGLSDAALESLSEGDVVLLEGMRQEGMGFLGAGRLVARGFELQGEFLAEGFSLTRARTRALSQGSDMVSTNEGLAEMPPLPVDVEVELTRVMVPLSELASLKPGSLLPLHMNAVQPVLLRVGERAVARAELVEIEGEVGARILALLP, encoded by the coding sequence ATGAATCATGACACCGTGCCATCCATCACCCTCGAGGTGGCCCCGTTGCGTCGGTTGGGGATGCGTCGGCTGAGTCGTGCGCACCTCATGCTCATGGAGCGGCCACGGGTGGGCGAACTCGGGCGCGCGGCGTTGAAGTCGGTCTGCGAGGCGCTGGGGCGTGAGCTGGGGACTCCCGTGCATGCGGAGGCGCGGTTGCTGGACGCGGTGGTCTCGCCCAGGGGGGGACTGGCGTCGCCCGCCATCTTCGCGGTGTTCGAGCTGTCGGCGGTCGGCGGCATGGCGGTGCTGGAGCTCGACCCGGCTGGGGTTGTCGCGGGCCTGGAGCGGATCGCTGGCGCGGGGGCGCGCCCTGGCGTGATGACGGAGCTCACCCGCCTGGAGGACGCGACGCTCGGATACCTGATGCTCGTGGGGCTCGCGGCGCTGCGTTCCCAGGCGGAGCTGCACGCGTTGCTGTCGCCTCGGCTCGTCAGCGTGACGATGAAGACGGAGGAGGTCCTGGCGCGGCTTCAGGGCCGGCAGGTGCTGGCGGCGGTGGAGCTGTCGCTGGCGGTGGGGCCTGTGCGCGCGGGAGGGCGGCTGCTGGTGCCCATCCACGTCCTCCAGACGGTGTTCCAGGGATTCGCCGTCGAGCGCCCGTCGGGGCGCGCTCCGGAGGTGCTCGCCGCGACGCTGGCGCTGCGCGCCTTCATGGGGCGCACGGGCCTGTCGGACGCGGCGTTGGAGTCGCTCTCGGAAGGGGACGTCGTGTTGCTGGAGGGGATGCGCCAGGAGGGGATGGGCTTCCTGGGCGCGGGGCGCCTGGTGGCGCGGGGCTTCGAGCTGCAGGGGGAGTTCCTCGCGGAGGGTTTCTCGCTGACGCGCGCGAGGACGCGCGCGCTTTCACAGGGGTCGGACATGGTGTCGACGAACGAAGGACTCGCGGAGATGCCTCCGCTTCCGGTGGACGTGGAGGTGGAGTTGACGCGGGTGATGGTGCCGTTGTCCGAGCTGGCGTCGTTGAAGCCGGGCTCGTTGTTGCCGCTGCACATGAACGCCGTGCAGCCGGTGTTGCTGCGGGTGGGGGAGCGCGCGGTGGCCCGCGCCGAGCTGGTGGAAATCGAGGGCGAGGTCGGGGCCCGCATCCTGGCCCTGCTGCCATGA
- the sctR gene encoding type III secretion system export apparatus subunit SctR, whose translation MTRAWGGCIGLLAPAVAGAAEGPLSKMSYAGSPLSMMGMLAVMSLLPFAVLMLTSFSKMAVVLSLARSAMGTQQAPPTLVLTGLAAVLTGHVMAPVMERMYDEALLAYEVLETGSGAQMLSAGARVAEPLREFLVKHGSIEERERFVDLARELRPPEEMEEVAETDLFVVIPAFVVTELKEAFQIGFLVFLPFLVLDMVIANVLLALGMQTLSPSQVSLPFKILLFVAVDGWSLLARGLILGYR comes from the coding sequence ATGACGCGTGCGTGGGGAGGGTGCATCGGGCTGCTCGCGCCGGCGGTCGCCGGAGCGGCCGAGGGCCCGTTGTCGAAGATGTCCTACGCGGGCAGCCCCCTGTCGATGATGGGGATGCTGGCGGTGATGTCCCTGCTGCCGTTCGCGGTGTTGATGCTGACGAGCTTCTCGAAGATGGCGGTCGTCCTGTCCCTGGCCCGGTCGGCCATGGGGACCCAACAGGCGCCTCCGACGCTGGTGTTGACGGGGCTCGCGGCGGTCCTGACGGGACACGTGATGGCCCCGGTGATGGAGCGGATGTACGACGAGGCCCTGCTGGCCTACGAGGTGTTGGAGACGGGCTCGGGTGCCCAGATGCTCTCCGCGGGGGCGCGGGTCGCGGAACCGCTGCGGGAGTTCCTGGTGAAGCACGGGAGCATCGAGGAGCGGGAGCGCTTCGTGGACCTGGCTCGCGAGCTGCGTCCTCCCGAGGAGATGGAGGAGGTGGCGGAGACGGACCTCTTCGTGGTCATCCCCGCCTTCGTCGTCACCGAGCTGAAGGAGGCCTTCCAGATTGGCTTCCTCGTCTTCCTCCCGTTCCTGGTGCTCGACATGGTCATCGCGAACGTGCTGCTCGCGTTGGGGATGCAGACGTTGTCGCCGAGCCAGGTGAGCCTCCCCTTCAAGATCCTGCTCTTCGTCGCGGTGGATGGGTGGTCGCTGCTCGCGCGGGGACTCATCCTGGGTTACCGGTGA
- a CDS encoding flagellar biosynthetic protein FliQ has product MTQDLLLSLGREALLLMVLASLPPIGASLLVGFLSSLFQATTQLQESTLSVVPKLVAAVVALVLSGPWIAAQLTRFTHQVLMLIAEVSA; this is encoded by the coding sequence ATGACCCAGGACCTGTTGCTGTCCCTGGGCCGCGAGGCGCTGTTGCTGATGGTGCTGGCCTCGTTGCCGCCTATCGGCGCGAGCCTGCTGGTGGGCTTCCTGTCGAGTCTCTTCCAGGCGACGACGCAACTCCAGGAGAGCACGTTGTCGGTGGTGCCGAAGCTCGTCGCCGCGGTGGTGGCGCTGGTGCTGTCGGGACCGTGGATCGCCGCCCAGCTCACCCGGTTCACCCATCAGGTGTTGATGCTCATCGCCGAGGTGTCCGCATGA
- a CDS encoding EscT/YscT/HrcT family type III secretion system export apparatus protein, producing MSVEWLEALGPRILAVALCATRLLPVAFLCPLLGGQATPTTVRLGLVLALSLFLHVEAGVELPAPVESLLVLGGLLGRELLYGVSMGMIAALPFDAARMGGRFIDLFRGTSAEASLPVAGSRESATGDGLHQLLVALVVSGPLFPLVIGGLVRGFGVVRLGAFVPTEAAALHVVMLAGGAVATGLALGAPVAAATLAVDCFLGMASRAAPQMGLHELGAPSRIMGGGVVLWLGVGWLCERLLVEVSSTEGALALLGTMGR from the coding sequence ATGAGCGTCGAATGGCTCGAGGCGTTGGGGCCACGCATCCTCGCGGTGGCGCTGTGCGCGACGCGGCTCCTGCCCGTGGCCTTCCTGTGTCCGCTGTTGGGAGGGCAGGCCACGCCCACGACGGTGAGATTGGGGCTCGTGTTGGCCCTCTCGCTGTTCCTTCATGTCGAGGCCGGCGTCGAGCTGCCGGCCCCGGTGGAGTCCCTCCTGGTCCTGGGCGGGCTGCTGGGGCGGGAGCTGCTCTACGGGGTGTCGATGGGGATGATCGCCGCGCTCCCGTTCGACGCGGCCCGGATGGGGGGCCGCTTCATCGACCTCTTCCGGGGCACCTCGGCGGAGGCGAGCCTGCCCGTGGCGGGGAGCAGGGAGTCGGCGACGGGGGATGGTCTCCATCAGCTCCTCGTCGCGCTGGTGGTCTCGGGGCCGTTGTTCCCGCTGGTCATCGGCGGGCTGGTTCGCGGGTTCGGGGTGGTGCGGCTCGGCGCGTTCGTGCCCACGGAAGCGGCGGCGTTGCATGTCGTCATGCTCGCGGGTGGCGCCGTGGCCACCGGGCTGGCCCTGGGCGCACCGGTGGCCGCCGCCACGCTGGCGGTGGATTGCTTCCTGGGCATGGCGTCGCGCGCGGCGCCCCAGATGGGCCTCCATGAACTGGGGGCGCCGTCGAGAATCATGGGAGGGGGCGTGGTGCTCTGGCTGGGCGTGGGGTGGCTGTGTGAGCGGCTCTTGGTGGAGGTGTCGTCCACCGAGGGCGCGCTCGCCCTGCTCGGGACGATGGGGCGATGA
- a CDS encoding EscU/YscU/HrcU family type III secretion system export apparatus switch protein produces the protein MSGEKTEQPSPKRLREARRKGRIPRSRLLSSSVVTLGGVLGFLSGAPSSLASLQEWTARLFLEQRMDGAWEEAGWLWLRLCGPGLGGALVASMLVSVATVGFESSPTHVLPKLERINPLAGAKRLFSLRSLRELATALAVVAVVALLAWREVEALGAEVLRASWLEGARGLPRLLEPLEALAVRTAWVLFVLGVVDYVLARRRHVRELMMTREELKREFRESEGDPRHKGQRRALHRQLAQGGPARGVQKATAVVVNPTHIAVALRYDAGECEAPYLVAKAREDEALALREEARRLGVPVVRDIPLARSLVHYDVGEPIPEELYQAAAVVLRTAMETRDADDHPRRQT, from the coding sequence ATGAGCGGCGAGAAGACAGAGCAGCCGTCGCCCAAGCGACTGCGCGAGGCGCGTCGGAAGGGGCGGATTCCGCGGAGCCGGTTGCTGTCCTCCAGCGTCGTCACCCTGGGCGGGGTGCTCGGGTTCCTCTCCGGAGCGCCGTCGAGCCTCGCGAGCCTCCAGGAGTGGACGGCGCGGCTGTTCCTCGAACAGCGCATGGACGGGGCCTGGGAGGAAGCTGGTTGGCTCTGGTTGCGGCTGTGTGGTCCCGGGCTCGGCGGGGCGCTGGTGGCCTCGATGCTGGTCTCGGTCGCCACGGTGGGCTTCGAGTCGAGCCCCACCCACGTGTTGCCGAAGCTCGAGCGCATCAATCCCCTGGCGGGCGCGAAGCGGTTGTTCAGCCTGCGCTCCCTGCGGGAGCTGGCCACGGCGCTCGCGGTGGTGGCCGTGGTCGCGCTGCTCGCATGGCGCGAAGTGGAGGCGTTGGGGGCCGAGGTCCTGCGAGCGTCCTGGCTGGAAGGGGCGCGGGGACTTCCCCGGTTGTTGGAGCCGCTGGAGGCACTCGCCGTCCGGACCGCCTGGGTGCTGTTCGTGCTCGGCGTCGTCGACTACGTGCTCGCCCGCCGTCGCCACGTGCGCGAGCTCATGATGACGCGCGAGGAGCTGAAGCGGGAGTTCCGGGAGAGCGAGGGGGACCCGCGTCACAAGGGGCAGCGACGGGCCTTGCACCGCCAATTGGCGCAGGGCGGTCCGGCACGAGGGGTGCAGAAGGCCACTGCCGTGGTCGTCAATCCCACGCACATCGCGGTCGCGCTCCGCTACGACGCCGGGGAGTGTGAGGCGCCCTATCTCGTGGCCAAGGCTCGGGAGGACGAGGCGCTGGCGCTTCGAGAAGAGGCGCGTCGGCTGGGGGTGCCCGTCGTCCGGGACATCCCCCTGGCGCGCAGCCTCGTCCACTACGACGTCGGCGAGCCCATCCCCGAGGAACTCTATCAGGCGGCGGCCGTCGTCCTCCGCACGGCGATGGAGACGCGGGACGCGGACGACCATCCACGGAGACAGACGTGA